In Streptococcus dysgalactiae subsp. dysgalactiae, the following are encoded in one genomic region:
- a CDS encoding FAD-containing oxidoreductase — MEHYDLVVIGFGKAGKTLAGKMAQLGKRVALIEQNDHMYGGTCINIGCIPTKSLIVAAESNATFEQAMEHKDTVVSRLRQKNKNALTSSGAVLYNGKARFSANKTILIEAGSDRLELEGETIVINTGAVSNQFPIPGLADSHHVVDSTGLLSVKEQPQRLAIIGGGNIGLEFASLYAKLGSQVVVYEAAPEILGRYEPSVAKLAKRYLEEDGISFHLSASVEEVSNNEAGQVLVKANGETEAFDLLLYAMGRKPATEDLGLEKTDITVTDRGAIAVDDYCQTSVKGVYAVGDVTGGPQFTYTSLDDFRIVLGQLTGASTYNHKERGPIPTTTFIEPPLSQVGLTEKEAQEKGIPYKANELLVANMPRAHVNNDLRGLFKVLINTDTKEVLGATLLGAQSQEYINLIKMAIDNHIPYTYLKHQIFTHPSMAENLNDVFNI, encoded by the coding sequence AGCAGGTAAAACATTAGCCGGCAAGATGGCTCAGCTAGGGAAGCGGGTTGCCCTCATCGAGCAAAATGACCATATGTATGGTGGTACCTGTATCAATATCGGCTGTATTCCAACCAAATCATTAATTGTTGCAGCAGAATCTAATGCAACTTTCGAGCAGGCAATGGAGCATAAAGATACAGTTGTTAGTCGGCTTCGTCAGAAAAACAAAAACGCTTTAACAAGCTCGGGTGCTGTTCTTTACAATGGGAAAGCGCGCTTTTCAGCTAATAAAACAATTCTCATTGAAGCCGGTAGTGATCGACTTGAATTGGAAGGAGAAACAATTGTCATCAATACAGGGGCCGTCTCTAATCAGTTCCCAATTCCTGGCTTAGCTGATAGTCATCATGTGGTTGATAGCACTGGCCTTCTGTCCGTAAAAGAACAACCTCAACGCCTGGCTATTATCGGTGGAGGAAATATCGGGCTAGAATTTGCTAGTCTTTACGCTAAATTAGGTAGCCAAGTGGTTGTGTATGAGGCTGCTCCAGAAATCTTAGGACGTTATGAACCAAGTGTCGCTAAATTAGCAAAACGTTATTTAGAAGAAGACGGTATCAGTTTCCATCTATCTGCGTCGGTTGAAGAAGTTAGCAATAATGAGGCTGGTCAAGTTCTTGTTAAAGCTAATGGAGAAACGGAAGCTTTTGACCTATTGCTCTACGCTATGGGACGAAAACCTGCTACGGAAGATTTAGGATTAGAAAAAACCGATATCACAGTGACAGATCGTGGTGCTATTGCCGTTGATGATTACTGTCAAACAAGCGTTAAAGGGGTTTATGCCGTTGGAGATGTAACTGGTGGTCCTCAGTTTACTTACACCTCTTTAGATGATTTTCGAATCGTCCTTGGGCAATTAACAGGAGCTAGTACCTACAATCACAAGGAACGCGGGCCAATCCCTACAACGACCTTTATCGAGCCACCTTTATCTCAGGTTGGTTTGACAGAAAAAGAAGCTCAAGAAAAAGGAATTCCCTACAAAGCCAATGAACTTTTGGTGGCTAATATGCCACGGGCTCATGTCAATAATGATCTTCGAGGTCTCTTTAAAGTCCTTATTAATACAGACACCAAAGAGGTTCTAGGGGCGACCTTACTAGGAGCGCAGTCCCAAGAATACATTAATCTTATCAAGATGGCTATAGATAATCATATCCCTTATACTTACTTAAAACATCAAATCTTCACCCATCCATCAATGGCAGAAAACCTCAATGATGTCTTCAATATCTAA
- a CDS encoding endonuclease MutS2 has protein sequence MDKKILEQLEFDKVKEQFRAYLQTEQGNRELDQLEPLNHHEKIKHYFLEIEEMAGIFVEHHHFALGRLSDISASMRRLELEADLSIPELLAVKKILQVSAEASRFYVDLENVQLQALKRLFENLELFPSLQGSLQAINDGGFVESFASPELEKIRRSISDKEHASRNVLQDLLKKQGDYLSESLIASRNGCSVLPVKNTFRNKVAGVVHDISASGNTVYIEPRALVQLNEELTQLQADERHEVSRVLQTLSDLIRPHSRVLTNNAWILGHLDFIRAKYLYMRDNKATVPAISDDKSLQLLNVRHPLLQEPVANDLHFSKDLAVIVITGPNTGGKTIMLKTLGLAQLMAQSGLPILADKGSKVAVFSGIFADIGDEQSIEQSLSTFSSHMTHIVAILNQADADSLVLFDELGAGTDPQEGASLAMAILEQLRLTNVKTMATTHYPELKAYGIETPYVENASMEFDSMSLKPTYRFMQGVPGRSNAFEIARRLGLAEHIVKEAQTMTDTDSDVNRIIEQLEKQTLESRKRLDHIREVEQDNLKFNRAVKKLYNEFSQAKDKEIEKATLEAREIVDLALAESDSILNQLHDKAALKPHEVIEAKGQLKQLVPEKSLSQNKVLKKAKQLRAPRVGDDIIVTAYGQRGTLVKELKDKKWEAQVGLIKMTLKEDEFSLVKVVEEAQKPKKKAINVVKKAATGGGPRARLDLRGKRYEEAMQELDAFIDQALLNNMSQVDIIHGIGTGVIREAVTKYLRRNKHVKSFGYAPQNAGGSGCTIANLG, from the coding sequence AGAACAATTTCGGGCCTACCTGCAGACAGAGCAGGGGAACCGTGAATTAGACCAACTCGAACCCCTCAATCATCATGAGAAAATCAAACATTACTTTTTAGAAATTGAAGAAATGGCTGGCATTTTTGTAGAGCATCATCACTTTGCATTGGGCAGGCTGTCTGACATTTCAGCTAGCATGAGACGTTTGGAACTGGAAGCTGATTTGAGCATTCCCGAATTATTAGCAGTCAAAAAAATACTTCAGGTATCAGCAGAAGCGAGTCGCTTTTATGTTGATTTGGAAAACGTTCAGCTGCAAGCTTTGAAGCGTTTATTTGAAAATCTGGAGCTTTTCCCTAGCCTTCAAGGCAGTCTTCAGGCTATTAATGACGGTGGTTTTGTGGAAAGTTTTGCCAGTCCCGAGTTAGAAAAAATTCGTCGTAGCATCTCAGACAAAGAACATGCGAGCCGGAATGTCTTACAAGATTTACTCAAAAAGCAAGGTGACTATTTGTCAGAAAGCTTGATTGCTAGCCGAAACGGATGTAGTGTCTTACCTGTCAAAAATACCTTCCGTAATAAGGTGGCAGGGGTCGTTCACGATATTTCGGCTTCAGGAAATACGGTTTATATTGAACCACGAGCTCTTGTTCAACTAAATGAAGAGCTGACGCAGTTACAAGCCGACGAACGTCATGAAGTGTCACGTGTCCTTCAAACCCTATCAGACCTGATTAGACCTCATAGTCGAGTTCTTACCAATAATGCTTGGATTCTGGGGCACCTGGATTTTATCAGAGCCAAATACCTCTATATGAGAGACAATAAGGCCACGGTTCCGGCTATTTCGGATGATAAAAGTTTACAGTTGTTAAATGTGCGCCACCCTCTTTTGCAGGAGCCAGTTGCTAATGATTTGCATTTCTCTAAAGATTTGGCTGTTATTGTGATTACTGGTCCGAATACTGGTGGTAAAACCATCATGCTAAAAACGCTAGGTTTAGCCCAGCTAATGGCCCAATCGGGTCTGCCTATTCTAGCAGATAAAGGTTCCAAAGTTGCTGTTTTTAGTGGTATTTTTGCTGACATTGGCGATGAACAATCCATTGAGCAGAGCTTATCAACTTTCTCTAGCCATATGACTCATATTGTTGCTATTTTGAATCAAGCTGATGCAGACAGTTTAGTACTCTTTGATGAGCTGGGGGCAGGAACAGATCCGCAAGAAGGAGCAAGTCTTGCTATGGCAATCTTGGAGCAGTTACGCTTGACTAATGTCAAAACCATGGCGACTACCCATTACCCTGAACTAAAAGCATATGGCATCGAAACTCCCTATGTGGAAAATGCCAGTATGGAGTTCGATAGCATGAGTTTAAAACCAACTTACCGCTTTATGCAGGGTGTTCCAGGTCGTTCAAATGCCTTTGAAATTGCTAGACGACTTGGGTTGGCAGAGCACATTGTCAAAGAAGCTCAAACCATGACGGACACCGATAGTGATGTTAACCGTATTATCGAACAGTTAGAGAAACAAACTTTGGAGAGTCGTAAGCGGCTTGACCATATTCGAGAAGTGGAGCAAGATAACCTCAAATTTAACCGTGCGGTCAAAAAATTGTACAATGAGTTCTCACAGGCCAAAGATAAGGAAATTGAAAAAGCTACCCTTGAAGCGCGTGAGATTGTAGACTTAGCTTTAGCAGAAAGTGACAGTATTTTAAACCAGTTGCATGACAAAGCTGCACTTAAACCTCACGAAGTTATTGAAGCCAAGGGGCAACTCAAACAGTTAGTGCCAGAAAAGAGTCTCTCTCAAAACAAGGTCCTAAAGAAAGCGAAGCAATTACGAGCTCCTCGAGTAGGAGACGATATTATTGTAACAGCCTATGGCCAAAGAGGAACCTTGGTAAAAGAACTCAAAGATAAGAAGTGGGAAGCACAAGTTGGACTGATCAAAATGACCCTCAAAGAAGATGAATTTAGTCTTGTGAAGGTTGTTGAGGAAGCTCAAAAACCAAAGAAAAAAGCTATCAACGTGGTCAAGAAGGCTGCTACTGGTGGTGGTCCTCGTGCCCGTCTGGATTTGCGTGGCAAACGGTATGAAGAAGCGATGCAAGAACTAGACGCCTTTATTGACCAAGCTCTCTTAAATAACATGAGCCAAGTGGATATTATTCATGGGATTGGCACTGGTGTAATCCGTGAAGCTGTTACCAAATACCTCAGACGAAACAAACATGTTAAAAGCTTTGGTTATGCTCCACAGAATGCGGGTGGATCAGGGTGTACCATTGCGAACTTAGGGTGA